GTTTGAGAGGCAGCGGTGATACCGCTAATATCAAAAGTTCCTGCATTAATGGCAACATCTCCAGTAGAATTTAAAGCACCTGCTCCTGAAAGGGCAAGCGTTCCTGCGTTAATGGTTGTTCCTCCAGAATACGTATTGGCTCCTGTTAGAGTAAAGATCCCGCTGCCTTGTTTGGTAAGAGAGCCCGTCCCTTGAATGACCCCGGCATAAGTATCGTTACTAGCTGTTCCCGTAATAAGACCCTTGGCTCCTAAGGTAACAAAGCCGCCCGCTACTCCCGTTAAATTTCCTATTGTCTGTGAGGCAGCATTAATAGCGCTAATGTCAAAAGTTGCCCCACCTGAACCAATAGCAACATCCCCGGTAGAAGAAAGGGCGCCTGCCCCTGAAAGAGCTAGTGTTCCTACATTAATGATTGTTCCTCCTGTATAGGTACTTGTTCCTGTTAGAGTAAGTGTGCCGCTGCCTTGTTTAGTAAGTCCACCAGACCCTTGAATAACTCCTGAGTAAGTAGTGCTACTAGTTGTGCCTTCTATGAGATCTTTAGCTCCTAAATTAACTGTGCCAGCTCCGCTTAAATCACCAATTGTTTGAGAGGCAGCAGTGATGCCACTAATGTCAAAAGTTCCTGCATTGATGGTCACAAATCCTGTTGAGTTTAAACTACCAGCTCCTGAAAGAGCAAGCGTTCCTCCAGTAATGGTTGTTCCTCCTCCATAAGTATTGACCCCTGTAAATGTGGTTGTCCCTGTATTTTGCTTGATAAGGGTTCCTGGTCCACTAATTACACCTGCATAAGTACCTGGGGTACCTGTGCTGGGCTCATCGAAGATGACTGTAGTACCGTTTGTAATATTTCCTTGCAAACTCAAGGTATTTCCCTGCAATATTCCAGCTGTAACGTTTGTTCCCCCAGAATATTTATTGGCTCCTAATAAGATCAGAAGTCCTGCGCCATTTTTTTGAAGAAGGAGTCCTGCGCCACTACCAGGGTTATCGCTTGATCCTACGGGTAATGTATTTGCACTGGTATCACCAATAGATCCTGAAAAAGACTGGATTTGCCCAGAAGTTGGGTTAAAAGTTATTTGTGTGAGAGTTCCATCTATCCCATTAGAAACTCCAAAAAAATCTTGTCCGGCGGTTGAACCGTTTCTTGCAGACACCCCGCCTGTTCCTGCTACAACATTACACCCTGTGGTAGTGGTATTCCCCAAAACGAGAACAGATCCAGCGCGACTAAAAATGGCTCCCCCAAAACCGGCTCCTCCCCCTCCAGCAAAGGGAGTAACCGATCCATTTCCTGCTCCTGTGCCTCCTGTCCCAGCCGTACCAACACCGCCACCACCGCCAGCACCAAATCCTCCATTTCCTCCTGCCGTTCCCGTTGAAGAGCCGGCACCACCACCACCACCAAATCCTCCATTTCCACCTACTACACTAGAGAACCTACCCGATCCACCACCACCAGCGCCAAATCCACCGGCACCGCCTGGTGCTCCACCCCCGCCACCATATCCTCCAGCTCCACCTAGTTGGGTGCTGTTGTTGGATATCGTTCCACCACCACCGCCTCCTCCAATAAGGCCTCCTGCTCCGCCTGGATTGGCAGGTCCGGTTTGTCCAGAGTTACCAGCACCTCCTCCTCCACCGAATATACCACCATTTCCTCCTGTTGATCCGGCGGCATTTGTGCATGCGGGAGAACCTGAACCAGATCCTCCTCCTCCTGCTCCTGATTGTGCAGCAACACCCGTGCAACCTACTCCCCCTCCATTTGCTCCTGTCGCGGTGGTGGCTCTAGAGCCACCACCGCCACCTCCACCACCGATTTGCAAACCATTAACTGTGCCTCCACTTCCTCCTACTCCTCCAACTCCTGTTCCACCTGCATCTTCCGTTCCTCCTGCACCACCGGTTGAGCTAAATCCAACTCCTCCTCCTCCTCCTCCTCCTCCGGTGCCACTACCAGTTGTACTATTTGATATTCCTCCAGCACCACCAGCTCCTAAAGTTCCACCACCACCACCACAGCCAGCATTTCCAATTGTAGTTGAATCAGTAGTCGCCCCATTACCACCGTTACCACCTATTCCACCACCACCACCACCACCACTTGCACCATTAGCAAAGCCTCTTGTTCCTCCATTTCCACCTAATCCTCCCCCTCCAGCACAACCTACACCTCCTGGTTGTGATGCACCTCCTGTTGCGATACAATTTTGGAATGTAACATTGTCTATGGTAAGAGCAGCTTCGTCATTAAAAATACCAGCTCCAGCTCCTAATCCCCCTCCACCTGAGGTAAATCCAGATGAATCACGGCCATCACCTGTATTGCTTAAAGTGATGTTTTCTACTGTGACGGTTCCTTGGCGAATATAGAAGCCTCTAAGCGTTGGATTGGATCCGTTGGTTCCGTCAATTACAATTTGATTTCCTCCATTAGTACCATCGATAGTTACGGTATTAGTATTTGCAAGGTTAACGATAGGAAGCAATTGTCCTATTGAAATAGTTGGACTACTAGGTAGATTGAATGTGATATTAAAGGTATCAGTTGTAGATGTCGTTGCTGTATTGATATAATTCAAACAACCGCGAAGATCACCTGATGATGCTGTAGGGCTGCCAAAGGTAAAAGTACCAGCTGCAGTAGATGCACTATCTCCTGGCACGTTAACAACTAAGTTTTGCACAGCGTGTAACTGATAGGTAAATAGTGTTAAAGATGTAATTAAAAACTTCATGTATTTCATGGTGCCAAACCTTGTTTTTGCAGTTTCAAGAATAGCCCTGACAAGCAGGTTTCCAAAAAACCAAGAGAGCCGCTCTTGTTTCTAAATATGAGGTATAAATAATTTATTATTATTTTTGTATAATAATTTTACTATCTGAAAAAACCTCACAAAAAATTAGCTGATTTTTTAGAAAGTTAAGTTGCTTAAAAAAAACAAATAGATTAATTCTTTCATAAAGAGGTGCTGAATTACTCATGATGGCATTGTTATTTTTTATTTTTATGATTACGATCTTATTTGTTTGGAGAGGCTATCGGAAAGTGGGGATTGGCTTAACTCTTATTAATCTTGTTTTTTGCATCTTTATGTTATGGCATCACGCAACAGATATTCTTAAGATTCGGATTTGAAGCATGTATAAATTAGAGCGCAGCTTGAATACCATTTGGGCATTTGTGATTTGCGGAGTGCTTTTAGGTGGCTATTCCGTGCAATTTCTCAAACATGAATTACCTTGTCCTCTTTGTTTATTACAACGTTTAAGTATGATTGGAGTAGCTATGGGGCCTTTATTAAATCTACGTTTTGGTGTTTACCCAGCTCATTATGCAGTTTCGATTTTAAGCGCTCTTTTTGGAGGGTTTGTTTCTTTAAGGCAAATATCCCTTCACATTTGCCCTGGGTTCTCTTCATTTGGAGAACCCGTTCTTGGCTTAGAGCTATATACTTGGGCTTTAGTTGTCTTTGCTTGTTCTATTTTTGTATCTGCAATTTTGCTCTTTCTTCATACTACATCTCCTCAGCACATACAAAAAGTGCAAATGAGCATCTTTGAAAAGATTGCTTTTTGGCTGGTATTGTTTATGACTGCAGCAAATGTGGTTACAACTCTTCAAGAATGTGGCCTTAGCGCTTGTACAGGCTAAATCATTTATGCATATCATTCACATTGCTTCAGAACTTGCCCCCATTGCTAAAGTAGGGGGATTAGCCGATGTTGTATATGGTCTTTGTCAAGAAACTCTGAAACTCGGGTATACAACAGAGGTTATTTTACCAAAGTATGACTGTACTGACTACAGACAACTAACTGATCTAAAAGTAGAGCAGAAAGACATCTGGATACTTGCAGGCTCTAGTCGTTATAACAATACGATTTGGTCGGCTAGTTTAGGTGAGTTAAAAATTTTTCTAATAGAATCAGATCATCCAGAACACTTGTACAATCGCGGTGTTATCTATGGATGCTCTGATGATATCGATCGCTTTATTTATTTCTCTTGCGTAGCTATGCAATTCTTACTGCAATTAGGAAAACAACCCGATATTCTACATTTACATGATTGGCACACCTCTTTAATGGCTCTTCTATGCCAGGAAAATAATTACAAATTAAAGAGTGTTTTAACTATTCACAATTTAGCACATCAAGGAGTTTGTTCTATAAATACTCTTTTTAAGCTAGGCAGAGATCTTTTAAAAGATCTTGGCTTTTCTGATTCCTTGAATGTATTAGAGACAGGAATCATCTATGCTGATTGTGTAGCTATTGTTTCTCCTAATTACAAACAAGAAATTCAAACACCTGAAGGAGGATGTGGATTAGATGGGGTTTTACGAGAATCTCAAAAAAAGTTAGTAAGTATCTTAAATGGTATTGATCAGGATTATTGGAACCCAGCCAAAGATCCTTATCTTAAAAGAAATTATCCTATAAACGAGTTAGAAAGTGTTCTAAAAGCTAAGCTAACAAACAAATGTTTTTTACAAAAACATCTATCTCTTATTCAAGAAAATGTCCCTTTAGTTTCTTGCATTACTAGGCTTGTTCCTCAAAAAGGTCCTGATTTAATTGAATATGGAGTGATTCGCACTCTAGAATTAGGAGGACAATTTGTTCTTTTGGGTTCCGTTTCTCAATCAAATAATGATATAGAAGAGCGGTTTGTTTCCCTGCAAGAAAAATATCGAAATGATAACAGAGTAGCTATTTTGCTCATGAATGATGAAGAGTTAGCCCATCTTATCTTTGCAGCCTCTGATCTATTGATTATTCCTTCTTTATTCGAGCCGTGCGGACTTACACAAATGATCGCCATGCGTTATGGGACAATTCCTATTGCTAGAATGACAGGAGGACTTGTGGACACTGTCTTTGATATTGATACCTCTGATAAACCTTTTGAGAAGCGCAATGGTTTCACCTTTGCATTTCCTGATCAGCAAGGTGTGAATTGGGCCTTGACAAGGGCTATTGCCTGTTATAAAAACCACAAAAAGTGGCAACAAATTATGAAAGCAGACCTTAACTATGATTCTAGTTGGGAAAAAAGAACCAAACAATACCTATGCATATATGAAGAACTTTTATCTCTTAAGTCCTAATGCTTTTTGAATGTAAGATCGATTAGCCACTATATATTCACATCCTGAATAAAGAGTATAAATAACCCCTATACTTACGCTATAAACACTTAATTTTCGTAATAAACCCAATTCTAAATAGCCAAGAGAATAAGGAATAAGCATTACCAGAATAAAGAAAATAATTATTGCCTGCACAACCGCTTTAATTTTGCCTGAAAGACGCGCTGCTAGAGCAAATCCCCTTAACCCACATAAAGCTCTAAGTGTACTAATCACAATATCTCGATAAAAAAAGATACACACAAGCAACAAAGGAAGCTGGATTACCCCTTGAGTAAAAGCTAAAAAAACAGAAAGACGAAAAATACTATCCGCCATGGGATCCAGTAATTTCCCTAAATCTGTAACTTTATTATATCTACGCGCTAACAATCCATCAAATACATCTGAAACCTCTGATAACACGGTTAAGCACAATAAGACATAAGGCAACGAAAGCAATGTAAATCCGAATTGATCATGATACAGATAAAGAGCAACAAATATCGGGCCTAGTAAAATACGCAATAATGTGAGTATGAGCGCTATGCTCATTTATCCTCCTTTATCTAGACTTAAAGTTTAATGTCTTTTACAGTAATGCTAACTCATGTCCGTCTTTTTTGAAAAGAGATGCTCTAACTTAACTTTGCAAAGCTAACTGTCCACAAGCTGCTGCAATGTCTTTTCCTTTTGTATAACGCCAGGTAGTAACAATATTAGATGCGAGTAGAACTTCTCGAAAAGCTTCGATAGTTTCCTTTTCAGGACGCTGCAGCCGCACTCTCTCAATAGGATTATAAGGAATTAAGTTTACGCTACATTGTTGACCTTTAAGTAAAACAGCTAGTTCTTTAGCCTGTTCTATACTGTCGTTGATATTGCGAATTAAGGTGTATTCGTAAGTTACATCCCGTTTGGTTATTTTAGCGAAATTCCCTACAGCTGCTAAAATATCTTCTAAAGGGTACTTACGTGCATAAGGGATAATTTTTTGTCTAATATGCTGATTGGGAGCATGCAAAGAAAGCACTAGATTGGTTTTCAAACCCTCATTAGAGAAACGATTAATTCCTTCCACTACGCCTACTGTAGAAACAGTAATTCTTCTTTGAGAAAGAGCTAATCGATCAGGATCTATTAACAGACGAATGGTTTCTACAACTGGCTCATAGTTTTCAAAAGGCTCTCCCATACCCATAAAAACAACGTGAGATACTTTCTCTTTTCGCTCAAGTAACCAAAGATCAATTTGATACACCTGCTCGAAAATCTCCGCCGTGGTTAAATTGCGTTTTAATCCTTCTTTTCCCGAAGCACAGAAAGCACAACGAGCAGGACAGCCTACCTGTGAAGAGACGCACACGGTACGTCTTCCTTCAGAGCAAATAAGAACCGATTCCACTAGCATGGAATCAGAGAGTTGCCATAAGAATTTAACAGTTTCTTGGTCCTCTGAAAAGACCTCTCGTTTTTTTATTAGCTGTGTTGTTAGTAAATTTTCTTTTAGATAAGAGCGCAAATCCAAAGACAAATTGGTCATTTGATCCCAATGGGATTGTCTTAACTTATATACCCAATTAAAGATTTGAGAAGCATGGAAGGATTTATATCCTTCCGAGGATAGATTATTGCGTAGTTTCTCTAGGGGCAGTGTGTGAACGGAAGAAGGAGACATTTAATAAGCTATTATTTTGAGTATTTGCAGATACTTTACTCATTTGTCGTATTTTTTTAATACTTTTATCTATTCTAGAACTTCTTAATTCATGATCTTCTCGATTTTGACGAAGATTTTTTGAGATTACGCTTGTAAGCTTATTTAAAGATTTTGAGCATTCCATGCTGAACTGATTAAAGTTAACATGTACTGATGGCTGTAAAAGATGAATTGCTTTCATATTATCCCTCATGCATTTATTACTTTTTATTATAGTTTAATAAATCTTTAAAATCAATTCTATAATCTAAACCTAATATAAAGAAGGGGTTATGTTAATGATAAGGGATTTAAACTTTTAATCCCTTCTCTTGTAGTCTTTTTAAACCCCTTCTTTTTGCACGTAAGTTTTGAGGTAGACTCTCTTGTTCTTGATTATATTTTTGAAAACGTAGGGCTTTCTTCTTTTCCCCTCTTCTTAGGGTTTCTGAGGGTAGACTTTGTGATTGCTTGTGCAAGGATAAAGGTAAAGATTCCACTGGATGAATAGTCATAAGGCCTCCATTTCATAGTTCAACTTTAACATACTTAAATAAATATTTTAAAAACAATTTAAATTATTTATGGTTAACCTAAATCAATAATTAGCAAATACATAGTGCAAAGCACTTATCTTTAAACTACTTAACAATAAGCAGCTCATAATTTAAAGACAAATAATTAGATAATAAAAACACATAAAAAATAACCTCTTATTATACAATGCGCTTAATTATACCTTAATATCTTAGTTAAATTTTTTATGCTAACCTTTGAGCAAATTATTGATTGTCTTAACACCTTTTGGGTTAAACAAGGTTGTATTATTCATCAAGGGTATGATTTAGAATTAGGGGCCGGGATATTCCATCCAGCTACATTCCTGCGTTGTTTAGGAAAAGAACCTTATAGAGCAGCTTTTGTAGAATCGTGTCGTAGACCAAAAGATGCAAGTTATGGAAATTTCAACTGCCTTCAGGCATCTCACCAATATCAAGTTCTCATCAAGCCCCTTCCAACAGATGCTCGTACTTTATATCTCCAATCTCTTTTTGCATTAAACTTGGATGTGAAAAAACATGATATTCGATTTGTACATAATGATTGGGAAATCTCCTCATTAGGCATTTCGGGGCTAGGATGGAAAGTGTGGTGTAATGGAATGGAGATTACCCAGTTCACCTATTTGCAAACAGTGGGAGACATTGTATTAAAACCAATTAGTGTAGAAATCACCTATGATTTAGAAAGACTTGCTCTATTCCTTCAAAATAAGACTGCAATTTTTGATATACAATACAACCATCTTTTTACTCTTCGCGATCTATTTCTACAAAATGAAATTGAATGGAGCCATTATCATCTTACAGAAGCCTCCGTTCCCATGTGGTTACGCCATTTTAGCGATTATGAACAGGAAATAAAAAATCTAGTAAAAAACAATCTTCCTATTCCAGCTTATGATTTTGTGATTAAAGCATCCCATGCTTTTAATTTATTAGATGCAAGAGGAGCTATTTGCTTTAGTCAGAGAAATAGCTATATTAGAAGAATCCGCGACTTAACTCATCTAGTTGCTAAAGCTATTCTTTCTAGACAGGTTTCTCTGATAATCCCTTCTATAAACACAAAGCTTATTATACAAAAAAATCTTTGCTTCAATCCAAAAAATACACAGGATTTTCTTCTTGAAATTGGATCAGAACAATTACCGCCAAGTTTTATACCTATTGGCTGTCTCTATTTAGAAACTGCCATACGCAATTTATTAGAAACTTCCGAATTAGAATTTGAAGAGCTGCAGACATTTGGAACCCCTCAACGCCTAAGTATTTTAGTAAAAGGTCTTGTAGAAGGAACAGAAGCTGTGGAAGAACAAATTAAAGGCCCTTCGATAACCGCAGCTTTCGATAATAAAGGTAATTTAACAAGACAAGGCAAAGGGTTTTTACGGGCTTGTAATATTGTCTCTTGCACTTTAGCAGAAGTATTGCAAGAGGAAATACCAAATTTATATTTTATTCCTATGGGCGGTATTCAGTACCTGATTGCTACCGTTTATGTAAAGGGCCAGTCTACATATGCGCTATTACAAAAAAAGCTACCGTCTTTGATTATGAATATAGACTTCCCCAAGAAAATGTATTGGGAAGACCCTTCTATTAGATATGCTCGCCCTATTCGATGGATTCTTGCTTTATTTGGAAGCCAAGTAGTCTCTTTTAATTTGGGCAGGATTCAATCTGCGAACTTTTCTTTTGGCCATTTTCAACTTAAGCCTACTTTTATTGAGATCAAACATCCAAAATACTATCTTTCTGATTTAAGAAATCATTATGTTCTAGCAGATATAGAAGAAAGAAAACAACACATTGAAAAACAAATTAAAACATTAGAGCAACAAGTAAAAGGGTATGCAATAGAACAAAGCAGAGTACTTCCAGAAGTATTGCATCTTACAGAATGGCCTACCTTAATGCTCGGTTTCTTTGATACTAAATTCCTAAGAATTCCTAAAGAACTACTTATTTCACAAATAACAAAATACCGTAAATATTTTCCTGTCACTGATCGTCATGATCAATTAATCAATGCTTTTATCATTACCATTGATAATCAACCTAATCAAACCATTCAATTGGGTAATGAAAAAGAACTTCTCTTCCGCTTGGCCAATAGGGCTGCTCTTTATGAAAAAGAAGTTCATATCCCACTTGAGTTAAGTTATTATAAACTACAAGAGATAAGTTATCAGAGAAATTTTAAAAACCTTTGGGATAAAGTAGAAAGATTGTCTTTAGTAACAACAATGATCCACCAACATTTAAAGGTTGCAGAATATACACACGTACAAAGAGCTGCTCTTTTAAGCAAATCTGATCTTTGTTCTGCGCTTGTTAATGAATCCCCTGATCTACAAGGTATCATTGGTAAACACTATGCTCTAGCACAAAACGAACAGTATCAAGTAGCAATAGCTCTTGAAGAGCAATGGATGCCCCGATCAAGATGCGATGCTGTTCCTAAAACTCCAACTGGTATTGTCTTAAGTCTATCAGATAAAATAGATGACCTTATTAATTACTATAGCACTTCCAGAGACCTTTACCTATTACGCAAGCAAGCAACGGGAATCATTCAAATCCTGCTAAAAAATCAAATGAGTTGCAACCTACAAAGTTTATTATTAAAAGCCTGTCAGGTTTTTCCTGTAGTAAATAAAAAAAAAGCCACACAAGCAATTATTACTTTCATCAATACTCGTAAAAAATTGATATTTGAAGAATTAGGTTTTAGAAAAGAGGAGATTGATGCCATTGCAAAGATCAGCCCTTATGACCCTTTTGATCAATTGTGCAGATTAGAAGCCTTTTGTAGCTTCCACAAATCTAAAAAAAGCTTCTCTTGCTTTATTAAAGCCTATAAACGCATTAAAGGACATATACAGGATAATTCCTCTATCTTTCACCAAAAACTTATGATTGAATCAGCTGAGAAAAAAATTCTGCAAGAGTATATCCTAATCTATAAATGTTGGCCAAAACTTCTACAACAAAAACAGTACCTAGAAGCATTCAAATTATTAGCAGAATTACAAAATCCCTTAGAAAAGTTTTTCAAAACTGTAACCATTCTTGCAGATGATCCAATTTTACGTGGAAATAGAATCGCTTTTTTAAAGAAAATAATTAAATTATTTGAGTCTTTAATAGATTGTAGTAAACTTTAAGAAGCTTTTTGCAAATCATAAATATCTTTAAATCCAGCTGAATTTATGATGGGAAATCATACTGGTTAAAAATCAAGGTGTTTTAAGATGCGTTTACCCATTTTTGATTTACATAACGATTTGCTCTCTTTTCTGAGCGAGCAAGAGAATAGATCTTTCTTAAGTCCTCTTTCTCGTTGCTCTTATTTGCAAATGAAACAAGGGGGTGTAGAAACCCAGGTACTTGCCATTTTTACCAATAAATCACCAAATAGCATTGGATTGGCTCAAAAACAAAGCGAAAAACTACAGTGGCTATACGAGCACCCCTCCTATTTTTCTCCTATTTCTCAAAAGGCTCAGCCAACAGCTATATCCACAATTGCAGCTTTTGAAGGAGCTTCTGGATTTGCAGATGAAGATGAGCCTCTTACCATGAGTTTGCAAAGACTGGCCCATTATCAAAGTAAAATCGGTCCTCTTTTTTATATTGGTATTACTTGGAATGAAGAAAATCGTTTTGGAGGAGGGGCCGATACTTCTATTGGCCTAAAACCTGATGGGATTCATTTACTAGAGTGGCTAGATAATCGTAAAATTGCCATTGATTTAAGTCATGCTTCTGATGCTTTAGCTTATGATATTTTAACTAAAATTGATCAAAACAACTGGCAGATTCCTCTAATTGCCAGCCATTGTAATTTTCGCAAAGTTCACTTTGCTACTCGTAATCTTCCCGACGAGCTGGTACATGAGATCATTCATAGAAAGGGTCTTCTCGGATTAAATTTCTTTGCTCCTTTTGTCCATAAAGAAGATCCTAATGGCTTAATCCAACATATAGAATATGCGCTTACGCTCAACGCAAAAGAAGCTCTTTGCTTTGGTGCTGATTTTTTTTGTGATAGCGATGCATCTAATCTACAAGCTAAATATCCAGGACAATCTTTTTATCATGCGCCCTATGATACAGCGGAGTGCTATCCTATTTTATTGGAAAGGCTAGCTTTAAAATTAGAACTACCTATTTTGCAATCAATTGCTTATGAAAACGCTAGGACCTTTTTACATACTCAGATTTTGGGAATGACTACTTCGGGAACTTGATTTTTAAGAATATCAAATTGACGAGCTAATTGGAGCGTTTCTTCTTCAGAATGCCCAACTGATTGAATCTCTATCCTAATTTGTTCTCTTTTATGCATCCAATCCCTTAATAGAATTTTACGCAGAACTTCTAGAAAACCTTCTTTTGTTTTATTTAAGTTGATCTTACGTTGTAAAAGTTCAGATAAAAGCTTTTGTTCTTCAGGATCATTTAAGCTGCTACCAATTGCTAAAAGATCAAAGCAGCCTGATTGGTGCCCTGCTAGCAAGGAGACATAAAGTCTCCAAGCACTTGACACTCGAAAATGATTTTGTTTTAGATTAGCTTTGGCAATATCGATGATCTCTGGATATTGAGAAGATCCCATTAATAACCAACGTAATAAATCAAGTTCTAAAATACGATCTCCATCTACCTCCTGTAAACGTATCGATTCTTGCTTAGAAATAAATAGATCGGGCATACAAATCTGGTTCATTCCAACACTAGCTTCTGGTACCTGAGCAATCTCAGCTAGTTTTCTTAAACTCTCATGTATTAGCACCGGCTGTTGCCAGTTTTTAATTTGATCTACGATTTGATTGACTACTTGATTTTTTTGCGAAGGAATTTGCA
This genomic interval from Candidatus Rhabdochlamydia sp. T3358 contains the following:
- the glyS gene encoding glycine--tRNA ligase subunit beta — protein: MLTFEQIIDCLNTFWVKQGCIIHQGYDLELGAGIFHPATFLRCLGKEPYRAAFVESCRRPKDASYGNFNCLQASHQYQVLIKPLPTDARTLYLQSLFALNLDVKKHDIRFVHNDWEISSLGISGLGWKVWCNGMEITQFTYLQTVGDIVLKPISVEITYDLERLALFLQNKTAIFDIQYNHLFTLRDLFLQNEIEWSHYHLTEASVPMWLRHFSDYEQEIKNLVKNNLPIPAYDFVIKASHAFNLLDARGAICFSQRNSYIRRIRDLTHLVAKAILSRQVSLIIPSINTKLIIQKNLCFNPKNTQDFLLEIGSEQLPPSFIPIGCLYLETAIRNLLETSELEFEELQTFGTPQRLSILVKGLVEGTEAVEEQIKGPSITAAFDNKGNLTRQGKGFLRACNIVSCTLAEVLQEEIPNLYFIPMGGIQYLIATVYVKGQSTYALLQKKLPSLIMNIDFPKKMYWEDPSIRYARPIRWILALFGSQVVSFNLGRIQSANFSFGHFQLKPTFIEIKHPKYYLSDLRNHYVLADIEERKQHIEKQIKTLEQQVKGYAIEQSRVLPEVLHLTEWPTLMLGFFDTKFLRIPKELLISQITKYRKYFPVTDRHDQLINAFIITIDNQPNQTIQLGNEKELLFRLANRAALYEKEVHIPLELSYYKLQEISYQRNFKNLWDKVERLSLVTTMIHQHLKVAEYTHVQRAALLSKSDLCSALVNESPDLQGIIGKHYALAQNEQYQVAIALEEQWMPRSRCDAVPKTPTGIVLSLSDKIDDLINYYSTSRDLYLLRKQATGIIQILLKNQMSCNLQSLLLKACQVFPVVNKKKATQAIITFINTRKKLIFEELGFRKEEIDAIAKISPYDPFDQLCRLEAFCSFHKSKKSFSCFIKAYKRIKGHIQDNSSIFHQKLMIESAEKKILQEYILIYKCWPKLLQQKQYLEAFKLLAELQNPLEKFFKTVTILADDPILRGNRIAFLKKIIKLFESLIDCSKL
- a CDS encoding membrane dipeptidase yields the protein MRLPIFDLHNDLLSFLSEQENRSFLSPLSRCSYLQMKQGGVETQVLAIFTNKSPNSIGLAQKQSEKLQWLYEHPSYFSPISQKAQPTAISTIAAFEGASGFADEDEPLTMSLQRLAHYQSKIGPLFYIGITWNEENRFGGGADTSIGLKPDGIHLLEWLDNRKIAIDLSHASDALAYDILTKIDQNNWQIPLIASHCNFRKVHFATRNLPDELVHEIIHRKGLLGLNFFAPFVHKEDPNGLIQHIEYALTLNAKEALCFGADFFCDSDASNLQAKYPGQSFYHAPYDTAECYPILLERLALKLELPILQSIAYENARTFLHTQILGMTTSGT